One region of Pseudomonas glycinae genomic DNA includes:
- a CDS encoding formimidoylglutamate deiminase, which translates to MSAFFAERALLPNGWANNVRLEVSADGVLTRIQADSTADGAERLSGPLLPGMPNLHSHAFQRAMAGLAEVAGNPNDSFWTWRDLMYRLVGKISPDQLGVIARQLYIEMLKAGYTSVAEFHYVHHDNNGQPYADPAELALRISQAASSVGIGLTLLPVLYSHSGFGGQTPNEGQRRFINSTENYLKLQSRLQPLLAQQKAQSLGLCFHSLRAVTPQQISEVLAASDQQCPVHIHIAEQQKEVDDCLSWSGRRPLQWLYENTEVDQRWCLVHATHANPEEVTLMAKSRAIAGLCLTTEANLGDGIFPAVDFLAQGGRMGIGSDSHVSLSVVEELRWLEYGQRLRDQRRNRLYGADQPMVGRTLYDAALDGGAQALGQPIGALEVGKRADWIVLDGSDPYLATASGDGILNRWLFAGGDRQVRDVLVNGQWVVREGRHAGEEDSNRAFTQVLRDLLG; encoded by the coding sequence ATGTCCGCCTTCTTTGCCGAACGCGCGCTGCTGCCTAACGGATGGGCCAACAATGTACGTCTCGAGGTCAGCGCCGATGGCGTGTTGACCCGAATCCAGGCCGATTCCACTGCAGACGGCGCCGAACGGCTGAGCGGTCCGCTGCTGCCGGGGATGCCGAATCTGCACTCCCACGCGTTCCAGCGAGCGATGGCGGGACTGGCGGAAGTGGCCGGCAATCCCAACGACAGTTTCTGGACCTGGCGCGACCTGATGTATCGGCTCGTCGGAAAAATCAGCCCCGACCAGCTCGGTGTGATTGCCCGTCAGCTGTACATCGAAATGCTCAAGGCCGGTTACACCTCGGTCGCCGAATTCCATTACGTCCACCACGATAACAACGGCCAGCCTTACGCCGACCCGGCGGAACTGGCATTGCGCATCAGCCAGGCGGCCAGTTCCGTCGGCATCGGTCTGACCTTGCTGCCCGTGCTCTACAGCCACAGCGGTTTCGGTGGCCAGACGCCGAACGAAGGCCAGCGCCGTTTCATCAACAGCACCGAAAACTACCTGAAGCTGCAATCGCGCCTGCAACCCCTGCTGGCACAGCAAAAGGCGCAGTCGCTGGGCCTGTGCTTTCACTCGTTGCGCGCGGTCACGCCACAGCAGATCAGCGAAGTACTGGCGGCCAGCGACCAGCAATGCCCGGTGCACATCCACATCGCCGAGCAGCAGAAGGAAGTCGACGACTGCCTGAGCTGGAGCGGTCGCCGTCCGCTGCAATGGTTGTACGAAAACACCGAGGTCGATCAGCGCTGGTGCCTGGTGCACGCGACCCACGCCAATCCGGAAGAAGTCACGCTGATGGCCAAGAGTCGCGCCATCGCCGGCCTGTGCCTGACCACCGAAGCCAACCTCGGCGACGGGATTTTCCCGGCGGTGGATTTCCTCGCTCAGGGCGGGCGCATGGGCATCGGCTCCGACAGCCATGTGTCGTTGAGTGTGGTGGAAGAACTGCGCTGGCTGGAATACGGCCAGCGTCTGCGCGATCAGCGGCGCAATCGCTTGTATGGCGCGGATCAGCCGATGGTCGGCCGTACGCTGTACGACGCGGCACTGGACGGTGGCGCTCAGGCGCTGGGCCAGCCGATCGGTGCGCTGGAAGTCGGCAAGCGTGCCGACTGGATCGTACTCGATGGCAGCGATCCGTACCTGGCCACGGCCAGCGGTGACGGGATTCTCAATCGCTGGCTGTTTGCCGGTGGCGATCGTCAGGTGCGCGATGTGCTGGTCAATGGTCAGTGGGTCGTGCGCGAGGGGCGACATGCCGGGGAAGAGGACAGCAATCGCGCCTTCACCCAAGTCCTGCGAGACCTTTTGGGCTGA
- the hutC gene encoding histidine utilization repressor, producing the protein MGDSPAPLYARVKQMITQQIDSGNWPPHYRVPSESELVSQLGFSRMTINRALREMTADGLLVRMQGVGTFVAEPKSQSALFEVHNIADEIASRGHRHTCQVITLEEEAAGSERALALDMREGQKVFHSLIVHYENDVPVQIEDRFVNALVAPEYLKQDFTLQTPYAYLNQVAPLTEGEHVVEAILAEASECKLLQIEKGEPCLLIRRRTWSGRQPVTAARLIHPGSRHRLEGRFHK; encoded by the coding sequence ATGGGCGACAGTCCGGCGCCCTTGTACGCCCGCGTCAAACAGATGATCACCCAGCAGATCGACAGCGGTAACTGGCCGCCGCATTACCGCGTGCCGTCGGAAAGCGAGCTGGTCAGCCAGCTGGGTTTCAGCCGCATGACCATCAACCGCGCCCTGCGGGAAATGACCGCCGACGGTCTGCTGGTGCGGATGCAAGGCGTCGGCACGTTTGTCGCCGAACCGAAGAGCCAGTCCGCGCTGTTTGAAGTGCACAACATCGCCGACGAAATCGCCTCCCGTGGCCATCGCCACACCTGCCAGGTGATCACCCTGGAAGAAGAGGCCGCCGGTTCCGAGCGCGCGCTGGCGCTGGACATGCGCGAAGGGCAGAAGGTCTTTCACTCGCTGATCGTGCACTACGAAAACGATGTTCCGGTGCAAATCGAAGACCGTTTCGTCAACGCGCTGGTCGCCCCGGAATACCTCAAGCAGGACTTCACCCTGCAGACGCCTTACGCCTATCTGAACCAGGTCGCGCCGCTGACCGAAGGCGAGCACGTGGTCGAAGCGATCCTTGCCGAAGCGTCCGAATGCAAATTGCTGCAGATCGAAAAAGGCGAGCCTTGCCTTTTGATCCGTCGTCGTACCTGGTCGGGTCGTCAGCCGGTGACGGCGGCGCGCCTGATCCACCCCGGTTCCCGTCATCGTCTGGAAGGTCGGTTTCATAAATGA
- a CDS encoding HutD family protein, producing the protein MSEVKVLRAEGYPRMPWKNGGGSTEEITRDAGAGLDGFGWRLSIADIAESGGFSTFAGYQRVITVLQGDGMTLCVDGDDTRPLLPLDPFAFSGESQVSCTLLGGAIRDFNLIYSPQRYSARLQWLDGEQRFFSSASTVLVFSVSELLEVTVGDSASQLGRHDCLQMDGNTGLTEIAVNAGCCVIELSPH; encoded by the coding sequence ATGAGTGAAGTGAAGGTTTTACGCGCTGAAGGCTACCCGCGCATGCCGTGGAAAAACGGCGGCGGCAGCACCGAGGAGATCACCCGTGACGCCGGCGCAGGCCTCGACGGTTTTGGCTGGCGTCTGTCGATTGCCGACATCGCCGAATCCGGCGGTTTCTCGACCTTCGCCGGTTACCAGCGGGTCATCACGGTGTTGCAGGGCGACGGCATGACCCTGTGTGTCGACGGCGACGATACCCGGCCGTTGTTACCCCTCGACCCGTTTGCCTTCAGCGGCGAAAGCCAGGTGTCCTGCACCTTGCTCGGCGGCGCGATCCGTGACTTTAACCTGATCTACTCGCCCCAGCGTTACAGCGCACGCCTGCAATGGCTGGACGGCGAACAGCGGTTTTTCAGTTCGGCAAGCACCGTGCTGGTCTTCAGCGTCAGCGAACTGCTGGAGGTCACGGTCGGTGACAGTGCGTCGCAACTCGGCCGCCATGACTGCCTGCAAATGGACGGTAACACCGGGCTGACCGAGATCGCCGTCAATGCCGGCTGCTGCGTGATCGAACTGTCCCCGCACTGA
- the hutU gene encoding urocanate hydratase, translated as MTDNNRTKFRDVEIRAARGNKLTAKSWLTEAPLRMLMNNLDPEVAENPKELVVYGGIGRAARNWECYDKIVESLTNLNEDETLLVQSGKPVGVFKTHSNAPRVLIANSNLVPHWATWEHFNELDAKGLAMYGQMTAGSWIYIGSQGIVQGTYETFVEAGRQHYNDNLTGKWVLTAGLGGMGGAQPLAATLAGACSLNIECQQISIDFRLKTRYVDEQAKDLDDALARIAKYTSEGKAVSIALCGNAAEILPELVKRGVRPDMVTDQTSAHDPLNGYLPAGWTWDEYRARAKTEPAAVVKAAKQSMAVHVKAMLDFQKMGVPTFDYGNNIRQMAQEEGVENAFDFPGFVPAYIRPLFCRGIGPFRWAALSGDPQDIYKTDAKVKELIPDDAHLHNWLDMARERISFQGLPARICWVGLGLRAKLGLAFNEMVRSGELSAPIVIGRDHLDSGSVSSPNRETESMQDGSDAVSDWPLLNALLNTASGATWVSLHHGGGVGMGFSQHSGMVIVCDGTDEAAERIARVLHNDPGTGVMRHADAGYQIAIDCAKEQGLNLPMITGK; from the coding sequence GTGACTGACAACAACCGCACTAAATTCCGTGACGTCGAAATCCGCGCCGCCCGCGGCAACAAGCTGACCGCCAAGAGCTGGCTGACCGAAGCGCCGCTGCGCATGCTGATGAACAACCTCGACCCGGAAGTCGCCGAGAACCCGAAAGAGCTGGTGGTCTATGGTGGCATCGGCCGCGCGGCGCGTAACTGGGAGTGCTACGACAAGATCGTCGAGAGCCTGACCAACCTCAACGAAGACGAAACCCTGCTGGTGCAATCGGGCAAGCCGGTCGGCGTGTTCAAGACCCACAGCAACGCCCCGCGCGTACTGATCGCCAACTCCAACCTGGTGCCGCACTGGGCGACCTGGGAACACTTCAACGAACTCGACGCCAAAGGCCTGGCCATGTACGGCCAGATGACCGCCGGCAGCTGGATCTACATCGGCAGCCAGGGCATCGTCCAGGGCACCTACGAAACCTTCGTTGAAGCCGGTCGCCAGCACTACAACGACAACCTCACCGGCAAGTGGGTACTGACCGCCGGCCTCGGCGGCATGGGCGGCGCCCAGCCACTGGCCGCGACCCTCGCCGGTGCCTGCTCGCTGAACATCGAATGCCAGCAGATCAGCATCGATTTCCGCCTCAAGACCCGCTACGTCGACGAGCAGGCCAAAGACCTCGACGACGCGCTGGCCCGCATCGCCAAATACACCTCCGAAGGCAAGGCGGTTTCCATCGCCCTGTGCGGCAACGCCGCTGAAATCCTCCCGGAGCTGGTCAAGCGCGGCGTGCGCCCGGACATGGTCACCGACCAGACCAGCGCCCATGACCCGCTCAACGGTTATCTGCCGGCCGGCTGGACCTGGGACGAATACCGCGCCCGCGCCAAGACCGAGCCAGCCGCTGTGGTCAAGGCTGCCAAACAGTCGATGGCCGTTCACGTCAAAGCCATGCTCGACTTCCAGAAAATGGGCGTGCCGACCTTCGACTACGGCAACAACATCCGTCAGATGGCTCAGGAAGAAGGCGTCGAAAACGCATTCGATTTCCCAGGCTTCGTACCGGCCTACATCCGTCCGCTGTTCTGCCGTGGCATCGGCCCGTTCCGCTGGGCTGCACTGTCGGGTGATCCGCAGGACATCTACAAGACCGACGCCAAAGTCAAAGAACTGATCCCGGACGACGCCCACCTGCACAACTGGCTGGACATGGCCCGCGAGCGCATCAGCTTCCAGGGTCTGCCGGCGCGTATCTGCTGGGTCGGCCTGGGCCTGCGCGCCAAGCTCGGTCTGGCGTTCAACGAAATGGTCCGCAGCGGCGAGCTGTCGGCTCCGATCGTGATCGGTCGCGACCACCTCGACTCCGGCTCGGTATCCAGCCCGAACCGTGAAACCGAATCGATGCAGGACGGCTCCGATGCCGTCTCCGACTGGCCGCTGCTGAATGCCCTGCTGAACACCGCGAGCGGTGCGACCTGGGTGTCCCTGCACCACGGCGGCGGCGTCGGCATGGGCTTCTCCCAGCACTCGGGCATGGTGATTGTCTGCGACGGTACTGACGAAGCGGCCGAGCGTATCGCTCGCGTGCTGCACAACGACCCGGGCACCGGTGTCATGCGTCACGCCGATGCCGGTTACCAGATCGCCATCGACTGCGCCAAGGAACAAGGGCTGAACCTGCCGATGATCACCGGCAAATAA
- a CDS encoding purine-cytosine permease family protein has translation MAGNTDRAGSKPLIERRSIDYIPEAERHGRLFSQFTLWMGANLQITAIVTGALAVVLGGDVFWSLIGLLIGQLLGGGVMALHAAQGPKLGLPQMISSRVQFGVYGAAIPIVLVCLMYLGFTATGTVLSGQALGQLFGVSDTVGILLFASVIVVVTVLGYRVIHWIGRIASAIGVIAFVYLFSRLMSQVDVGALLEIRHFSWSSFLLAVSLAASWQIAFGPYVADYSRYLPSKVSSVKTFFAAGAGSVIGAQVAMILGVFAAASANGQFAGHEVAYIVGLGGTGATAALLYFSIAFGKVTISTLNSYGSFMCIATIISGFRGHLTVTRMQRLVFVLVIVGAATLIALLGQHSFLGAFKSFILFLLAFFTPWSAINLVDYYCITRERYDVPALADPNGRYGRWNLLGISVYVFGVLVQLPFISTKFYTGPLVAALGDVDISWIIGLVLPAALYYICAKKWHGTVPDRLILPVEQDSVVQPKTSGAGRAAAQA, from the coding sequence ATGGCGGGCAACACCGATCGTGCAGGCAGTAAACCGTTGATCGAAAGGCGTTCGATCGACTACATCCCGGAAGCGGAAAGACACGGTCGTCTGTTCAGTCAGTTCACCCTGTGGATGGGTGCCAACCTGCAAATCACCGCGATTGTCACCGGGGCCCTGGCCGTGGTGCTGGGCGGCGATGTGTTCTGGTCGTTGATCGGTCTGCTGATCGGTCAACTGCTGGGCGGCGGGGTGATGGCGCTGCATGCGGCGCAAGGGCCGAAGCTTGGCCTGCCGCAGATGATTTCCAGCCGGGTGCAGTTCGGCGTCTACGGCGCGGCGATTCCGATCGTGCTGGTGTGCCTGATGTACCTCGGCTTCACCGCCACCGGGACCGTGCTGTCCGGTCAGGCGCTGGGCCAGTTGTTCGGGGTCAGCGACACCGTCGGCATCCTGCTTTTCGCCAGCGTCATTGTGGTGGTCACGGTGCTTGGCTATCGGGTGATTCACTGGATCGGCCGGATCGCCAGCGCCATTGGCGTGATTGCTTTCGTTTACCTGTTCAGCCGTTTGATGAGCCAGGTGGACGTCGGCGCACTTCTGGAAATCCGTCACTTCAGCTGGAGCAGTTTCCTGCTGGCGGTGTCGCTCGCGGCCTCCTGGCAGATCGCTTTCGGCCCGTACGTGGCGGACTACTCGCGCTACCTGCCGAGCAAGGTGTCGTCGGTGAAAACCTTCTTCGCCGCCGGTGCCGGTTCGGTGATTGGTGCGCAGGTGGCGATGATCCTCGGTGTGTTCGCGGCCGCTTCGGCCAACGGGCAATTCGCCGGTCATGAAGTCGCTTACATCGTCGGTCTGGGCGGAACCGGTGCCACCGCCGCGCTGCTGTATTTCAGCATCGCGTTCGGCAAGGTCACCATCTCTACCCTGAACTCCTACGGCAGCTTCATGTGCATCGCGACCATCATCAGCGGCTTCCGTGGCCACCTGACGGTGACCCGCATGCAGCGTCTGGTGTTCGTGCTGGTGATTGTCGGCGCGGCGACACTGATCGCGCTGCTCGGCCAGCATTCGTTCCTCGGTGCGTTCAAGTCCTTCATCCTGTTCCTGCTGGCGTTCTTCACGCCGTGGAGCGCGATCAACCTGGTGGACTACTACTGCATCACCCGTGAGCGCTACGACGTACCGGCGCTGGCGGATCCGAACGGTCGCTACGGCCGCTGGAACCTCCTCGGTATCAGCGTTTATGTGTTCGGGGTGCTGGTGCAACTGCCGTTCATTTCCACCAAGTTCTATACCGGTCCATTGGTAGCGGCCCTGGGGGATGTGGATATTTCCTGGATCATCGGTCTCGTGCTGCCCGCAGCGCTGTACTACATCTGCGCGAAAAAATGGCACGGCACCGTACCCGATCGACTGATTCTGCCCGTCGAGCAGGACAGCGTTGTACAACCTAAAACAAGCGGGGCCGGTCGCGCTGCGGCGCAGGCCTGA
- a CDS encoding ABC transporter substrate-binding protein, with the protein MKSNKTLLTTLLSMGLLASAGATQAAGWCESGKPVKFAGLNWESGMLLTDVLQVVLEKGYDCKTDSLPGNSITMENALSSNDIQIFAEEWVGRSEVWNKAEKAGKVVGVGAPVVGAIEGWYVPRYVIEGDAKRKLEAKAPDLKNIADLGKYAAIFKDAEEPSKGRFYNCPAGWTCELDNSEMLKSYGLENSYTNFRPGTGPALDAAVLSSYKRGEPILFYYWSPTPLMGQIDAVKLEEKPGVDKTVTIKVGLSKTFHEQAPELVAVLEKVNLPIDLLNQNLGRMAKERIESPKLAKIFLKEHPEVWHAWVSEDAAKKIDAAL; encoded by the coding sequence ATGAAATCGAACAAGACCCTGCTGACCACCTTGCTTTCCATGGGCCTGCTGGCCAGTGCCGGCGCGACCCAGGCCGCCGGCTGGTGCGAGTCCGGCAAACCGGTGAAATTCGCCGGCCTGAACTGGGAAAGCGGCATGCTGCTGACCGACGTTCTGCAAGTGGTGCTGGAAAAAGGTTACGACTGCAAGACCGACAGCCTGCCGGGCAACTCCATCACCATGGAAAACGCCCTGAGCAGCAACGACATCCAGATCTTCGCCGAAGAATGGGTCGGCCGCAGCGAGGTCTGGAACAAGGCCGAGAAGGCCGGCAAGGTCGTCGGTGTCGGCGCCCCGGTGGTGGGTGCGATCGAAGGCTGGTACGTGCCGCGCTACGTGATCGAAGGCGACGCCAAACGCAAACTCGAAGCCAAGGCGCCGGACCTGAAAAACATCGCCGACCTGGGCAAATACGCCGCCATCTTCAAGGACGCCGAAGAGCCTTCCAAGGGCCGCTTCTACAACTGCCCGGCCGGCTGGACCTGCGAGCTGGACAACAGCGAAATGCTGAAAAGCTACGGCCTGGAAAACAGCTACACCAACTTCCGTCCGGGCACCGGCCCGGCGCTGGATGCGGCCGTGCTGTCCAGCTACAAGCGTGGCGAGCCGATCCTGTTCTACTACTGGTCGCCAACCCCGCTGATGGGCCAGATCGACGCGGTGAAACTGGAAGAGAAACCGGGCGTCGACAAGACCGTGACCATCAAGGTCGGTCTGTCCAAGACCTTCCACGAGCAAGCGCCGGAACTGGTGGCCGTGCTGGAAAAGGTCAACCTGCCGATCGACCTGCTGAACCAGAACCTGGGCCGCATGGCGAAGGAACGTATCGAGTCGCCAAAACTGGCGAAAATCTTCCTCAAGGAACATCCTGAGGTCTGGCATGCGTGGGTGAGTGAAGACGCTGCCAAGAAAATCGACGCGGCGCTGTAG